One genomic window of Silene latifolia mitochondrion, complete genome includes the following:
- the mttB gene encoding transport membrane protein (start codon not determined) gives ISYEFDFALETILGEVRIRFVWILIGLGLTWFTCYWFSEELIFLLAKPFLTLPLDSYFVCTQLTEAFSTYVATSSIACSYFVFPFVSHQIWCFLIPSCYGEQRTKYNRFFYLSGFCFFLFLFLTFSWVVPNVWHFLYFVGATSTNLLMIKLQPKIYDYIMLTVRILFISSVCSQVPVIVICLLELRGLSVETFTNNRRFLMVFSLLTAALSTPPDIWCQILACFLLSLIIELAIFVALIVQVREREEGWTSGMRGSGSIDKKEE, from the coding sequence ATATCCTATGAATTTGATTTCGCACTGGAAACTATTCTAGGAGAAGTTCGAATCCGTTTCGTTCGGATATTGATCGGTCTTGGTTTGACATGGTTTACGCGTTATTGGTTCCCGGAAGAGTTAATATTCCCATTAGCTAAACCCTTTCTGACCCTGCCTTTGGACTCGTATTTTGTTTGTACACAATTAACGGAGGCCTTCTCAACATATGTAGCAACGTCTTCAATAGCATGCTCTTACTTCGTCTTTCCTTTTGTAAGTCACCAAATTTGGTGCTTTTTGATCCCCAGTTGCTATGGGGAACAAAGGACGAAATACAATAGATTTTTCCATTTAAGTGGTTTTTGCTTCTTCTTGTTCCTGTTCTTAACTCTTTCCCGGGTAGTTCCCAATGTTTGGCACTTTCCATACTTCGTGGGTGCAACATCAACAAATTCGCTCATGATCAAGTTACAACCTAAGATCTATGACTATATTATGTTAACTGTTCGTATTTCGTTCATTCCATCGGTATGCTCCCAGGTACCTGTAATTGTGATCTGTTTGCTGGAACTGAGGGGTCTTTCTGTGGAAACCTTCACGAACAATCGTCGTTTTTTGATGGTTTTTCCGCTTCTCACAGCTGCTCTTTCCACACCTCCGGATATCTGGTGCCAAATTCTCGCCCGTTTCCTTCTTTCTTTGATAATAGAGTTGGCTATCTTTGTGGCATCGATTGTACAAGTTCGTGAACGTGAAGAAGGCTGGACGAGTGGAATGAGGGGGAGCGGCTCGATCGACAAAAAAGAAGAGTAG